Proteins encoded by one window of Cannabis sativa cultivar Pink pepper isolate KNU-18-1 chromosome 4, ASM2916894v1, whole genome shotgun sequence:
- the LOC133037161 gene encoding glycine-rich protein 23-like, with protein sequence MGEEELTEIIEQNGDSGIDGRLRKNVGKGFDWVIVGYGGFWRFGILGLWGLGNGNGNRLEIGMRMGMGMGRGMGMGMGIWNGNGLGNGNGNSNGNGNGNGNGLGNENENRNVNVNGNVNGNGNGKGNGNGLGHGNGNGLGNGNENGLENGNGNENGNQNANGNGNGDGVLCWGFGVWGFEILGFWGFGGWGLGFGVLGFWRFLV encoded by the exons ATGGGGGAGGAAGAACTTACAGAGATTATCGAACAAAATGGAGATAGTGGCATAGATGGGAGGTTGAGAAAAAACGTGGGTAAGGGCTTCGACTGGGTGATCGTGGGCTATGGAG GGTTTTGGCGTTTTGGGATTTTGGGGCTTTGGGGTTTagggaatgggaatggaaacAGGCTagaaataggaatgagaatgggaatgggcATGGGtcggggaatgggaatgggcatGGGGATTTGGAATGGGAATGGGTTGGGGAATGGGAATGGTAATAgcaatgggaatgggaatgg gaatggcaATGGGCTggggaatgagaatgagaataggaatgtGAATGTAAATGGGAATgtaaatgggaatgggaatgggaaagGGAATGGGAATGGCTTGGGgcatgggaatgggaatgg GCTAGGGAACGGGAATGAGAATGGGTTggagaatgggaatgggaatgagaatgggaatcAGAATgcgaatgggaatgggaatggagaTGGGGTTTTGTGTTGGGGTTTTGGGGTTTGGGGTTTTGAGATATTGGGGTTTTGGGGTTTTGGGGGTTGGGGTTTGGGGTTTGGGGTTTTGGGGTTTTGGCGTTTTTTGGTTTAG